The proteins below are encoded in one region of Bremerella sp. P1:
- a CDS encoding proline racemase family protein has protein sequence MALPTDRVELSVIDSHTGGEPTRTIIGGSPELTTTNIADQIKELKQHHDWMRTALTHEPRGYEAMVGALLLQPHNPEAVARVVYFNNVGYLGMCGHGTIGVAATLSYLGNISPGEHLLETIAGDVVFTLHEDNRVSFVNVPSYRYKTNVPVTTKNFGTVTGDIAWGGNWFYLCADHGLEITLSNLTELDKCCREIRNTIDAEGIGGENGGIIDHVELFGPPSREDAQAKNYVDCPGGEYDRSPCGTGTSAKLACLAAAGKLEPGQIWGQESVTGSLFEGSYVWQGDQVLPRIMGEAFVTAETKVVIDPTDPLTFGFSQKQCP, from the coding sequence ATGGCCTTGCCGACAGACCGCGTTGAATTGAGCGTCATCGACTCCCATACCGGGGGGGAACCCACAAGAACCATTATCGGAGGTTCGCCCGAGCTTACCACAACCAACATTGCCGATCAGATTAAAGAGCTGAAACAGCACCACGACTGGATGCGGACCGCGTTGACTCACGAGCCTCGCGGATATGAAGCGATGGTCGGCGCGCTTCTGCTTCAGCCTCATAACCCGGAAGCGGTTGCCCGGGTCGTTTACTTCAATAATGTCGGCTATCTCGGGATGTGCGGCCACGGTACGATCGGTGTCGCCGCTACGCTTTCCTACCTGGGCAATATCTCGCCCGGCGAACACTTGCTGGAGACCATCGCAGGGGACGTGGTCTTTACGCTGCATGAAGACAATCGAGTTTCGTTCGTGAATGTTCCCAGCTATCGCTACAAAACGAACGTCCCGGTGACGACAAAGAATTTTGGAACGGTCACCGGAGACATCGCCTGGGGAGGAAACTGGTTCTATTTGTGTGCCGATCACGGCTTAGAGATCACGCTGAGTAACCTAACCGAACTCGATAAGTGTTGCCGCGAGATTCGTAACACCATTGATGCCGAGGGAATTGGCGGCGAGAACGGCGGCATCATCGATCACGTCGAACTGTTTGGCCCGCCCAGTCGAGAAGACGCCCAGGCAAAGAACTATGTCGACTGCCCTGGCGGCGAGTACGACCGATCCCCCTGCGGTACCGGAACCAGTGCAAAGCTTGCCTGTCTGGCTGCGGCCGGTAAGCTGGAACCTGGTCAGATATGGGGTCAAGAGTCGGTCACGGGTAGCCTGTTTGAAGGTTCGTATGTCTGGCAAGGTGATCAAGTTCTTCCTCGCATCATGGGCGAGGCCTTCGTCACGGCGGAAACGAAAGTCGTCATCGATCCCACCGACCCACTCACCTTCGGCTTTAGTCAGAAGCAATGCCCCTGA
- a CDS encoding AMP-binding protein: MGKWIQSLLYFLVRIVLHRRYQVEVTGLEKLEGLEGPILVWPNHPAYIDPPTVLSHLRFGKSLRPLVYTDTYRSPIFYPIMKIVDAYEVPNLKSHSRDAHAKTTELIEKVAGELKQGQNFLIYPSGRLQRQGYEIVGGARIAYELLERVDNVNVVLVRTRGLWGSRFGCAQEGDVPTLGKNALASLFWVFAGLFFFLPKRKVTIEVVPVDRDSLPMESKSALNRHLEAFYNADGGEEATFVPYNYWFGPRDFDFDAVKKKSAVDVSELSPDLVAEVHEMLENRLDRKLDDHEKDPGTTLDLIGLDSLERMDLALELERHFGFRSDHVPATVGELCLLAAGQAISDEKPLDVPEHWDDARKADSDHPEVLAETIAEAFVRRAIKSANNPATADPLSGCLSYRKLLIGATLLAKRVAKLDGKAVGVMLPASVAADSVLLASAIAGKLPVMLNWTTGPAGLKHAAEKLEVKHVITSRRFMDRLGVEMDGVEMFYLEDVREDMSTFEKLKTLVATYIAPGSFLRNLPQPGVDDPAVVLFTSGSESLPKAVPLSHKNLIANMRGGIDHMNFHCSDTLLGFLPPFHSFGLTATSLMPLLAGIRVVHHADPTDARMLARVIAAYKPTLMFATPTFLQYIVSSSEPGELESLRLVLVGAEKCPPALYERTMKILPKLDLLEGYGITECSPVVSGNRPGNNKPGTIGLPINCVDTLVVHPETHEPLPQGETGLLLIRGDSVFHGYYKHDKPQPFLEVNGHQWYNSGDLVSKDEDGFIEFRGRMKRFLKIGGEMVSLPALEAPLAEKFPADEEGPKVAVEGIEQDDGRCIVLFTTEEITVREANDCLKAAGFHGIMRLDEVRKVEAIPVLGTGKTNYRQLRAWIQEGNEVTSES; encoded by the coding sequence ATGGGAAAGTGGATTCAATCGCTTCTCTATTTCCTCGTGCGAATAGTCCTGCACCGCCGCTATCAAGTGGAAGTGACGGGGCTTGAGAAGCTGGAAGGCCTGGAAGGCCCGATCCTGGTTTGGCCGAACCATCCGGCATACATCGATCCGCCGACCGTGCTAAGCCATCTTCGTTTTGGGAAGTCGCTCCGCCCGTTGGTTTATACTGACACGTATCGCAGCCCGATCTTCTATCCCATCATGAAGATCGTCGACGCGTACGAGGTTCCTAATCTGAAGTCGCATAGCCGCGACGCACATGCCAAGACAACCGAACTGATCGAGAAGGTTGCTGGCGAACTGAAGCAAGGACAAAACTTCCTGATCTATCCCAGCGGCCGTCTGCAACGCCAGGGATATGAAATTGTTGGTGGAGCGCGAATCGCCTACGAACTGTTGGAACGTGTCGACAATGTGAATGTCGTACTGGTCCGCACCCGCGGTTTGTGGGGCAGCCGGTTTGGTTGTGCCCAGGAAGGAGACGTTCCGACGCTGGGCAAGAATGCGTTGGCATCGCTGTTTTGGGTGTTCGCCGGCCTATTCTTTTTCTTGCCCAAACGCAAAGTGACGATCGAAGTCGTGCCCGTCGATCGCGACTCGCTGCCGATGGAGAGCAAGTCGGCCCTGAATCGTCACCTGGAAGCGTTCTACAACGCCGATGGTGGCGAAGAAGCCACCTTCGTGCCATACAACTACTGGTTTGGCCCTCGCGATTTCGACTTCGATGCGGTCAAAAAGAAGTCGGCCGTCGACGTGAGCGAGCTCTCGCCCGACTTGGTTGCTGAGGTTCACGAGATGCTCGAGAATCGTCTGGATCGAAAGCTTGACGATCACGAGAAAGATCCTGGCACAACGCTGGATCTAATTGGCCTGGATAGCCTAGAGCGTATGGACCTCGCATTGGAGCTCGAACGTCACTTCGGGTTTCGTAGCGATCATGTGCCGGCAACCGTGGGCGAATTGTGCCTGTTGGCTGCTGGGCAGGCAATTAGTGACGAAAAGCCATTAGATGTCCCTGAGCATTGGGATGATGCTCGCAAGGCAGACTCGGACCATCCGGAAGTTCTCGCGGAGACGATCGCCGAGGCGTTCGTGCGTCGGGCCATCAAGAGTGCCAATAATCCAGCCACAGCTGATCCACTTTCCGGTTGCCTGAGCTATCGCAAGCTGTTGATCGGAGCGACGCTGTTGGCTAAGCGAGTTGCCAAACTTGATGGCAAAGCGGTCGGCGTCATGTTGCCGGCTTCCGTGGCAGCGGACTCGGTTCTGTTGGCATCTGCCATCGCGGGTAAGTTGCCGGTAATGCTCAACTGGACGACCGGACCGGCAGGCCTCAAGCATGCCGCCGAGAAGCTGGAAGTCAAACACGTCATCACCTCGCGTCGGTTCATGGACCGCTTGGGAGTCGAGATGGATGGCGTCGAGATGTTCTACTTGGAAGACGTTCGCGAGGACATGTCGACCTTCGAGAAACTGAAGACCCTGGTCGCCACCTACATCGCTCCCGGTTCGTTTCTGCGAAATCTGCCGCAGCCTGGCGTTGATGACCCAGCCGTCGTGCTGTTCACGTCAGGTTCCGAAAGTCTTCCCAAGGCAGTTCCCCTTTCGCACAAGAACTTGATCGCTAATATGCGTGGCGGCATCGATCATATGAACTTTCACTGCAGCGATACGCTGCTGGGATTTCTGCCGCCGTTTCATAGCTTCGGCCTGACGGCGACCTCGCTGATGCCGCTCTTGGCTGGCATTCGTGTCGTCCATCATGCCGATCCGACCGATGCCCGGATGTTGGCACGGGTTATTGCGGCTTACAAACCCACGCTGATGTTCGCTACGCCGACGTTCCTGCAGTACATCGTGAGTAGCAGTGAGCCAGGAGAGCTTGAGTCGCTGCGGCTTGTGTTGGTCGGGGCTGAGAAGTGCCCGCCAGCACTCTACGAGCGAACGATGAAGATCTTACCCAAGCTCGATCTGCTGGAGGGATACGGAATCACTGAGTGCAGCCCGGTCGTTTCTGGGAACCGACCCGGCAACAACAAGCCAGGCACCATTGGTCTGCCGATCAACTGCGTCGACACGCTCGTGGTTCACCCCGAAACACACGAGCCACTTCCCCAAGGAGAGACTGGCTTGCTGTTGATACGAGGCGACTCGGTCTTCCATGGCTACTACAAACATGACAAGCCGCAGCCATTTTTAGAGGTCAATGGTCACCAGTGGTACAACTCGGGCGATCTGGTTTCGAAGGATGAGGACGGCTTCATCGAATTTCGTGGGCGTATGAAACGCTTCCTGAAAATCGGTGGCGAAATGGTGAGCTTGCCGGCGCTAGAAGCCCCCTTGGCCGAAAAGTTCCCTGCCGACGAAGAAGGGCCCAAGGTCGCAGTCGAGGGAATCGAACAGGATGATGGACGCTGCATTGTGCTGTTCACAACCGAAGAGATCACTGTGCGTGAGGCCAACGATTGCTTAAAGGCAGCTGGTTTTCATGGGATCATGCGATTGGACGAAGTTCGCAAGGTCGAGGCGATTCCGGTGCTCGGAACCGGAAAGACGAACTATCGGCAGTTGCGAGCATGGATTCAGGAAGGGAACGAGGTGACATCGGAGTCTTAG
- a CDS encoding MBL fold metallo-hydrolase RNA specificity domain-containing protein has protein sequence MTRLTFHGAAETVTGSKYLLEADDAKVLIDCGLFQGLKELRLRNWDPLPFAADSLDRIVLTHAHIDHTGYLPRIVKDGYHGPILCTPGTKRLTELLLLDSAENQERDADYFNRKGLSKHKPALPLYDPKDARKAIKQLKAKPREEWHKAVGPIWFRFHDAGHLLGSNMIEVEIRNQDPPLRLLFSGDVGRYNAPLYHDPHEPPRCDFLICESTYGNRDHPEGDVLDDLETTMNEAIERGGVILMASFAVGRAQQLIYLLQVLMHDGRIPKIPIYLDSPMAVDATEIFRDFADDHDLSEGRLSGPDSVLNGANVHMVRSSKESRELNKLKGPAVIIASSGMMTGGRILFHLRQRLPWPQNTLLAGGFMAAGTLGRRIQEGEKTVRIHKKDVPVNAHLASISGLSGHAGQSELLQWVSGLPKPKLVFLTHGEPESASVLSGLMRRRFGFRTLIPRMGESFELEELT, from the coding sequence ATGACGCGATTGACGTTTCACGGAGCGGCGGAAACAGTCACGGGATCAAAGTATCTGCTCGAAGCGGACGATGCAAAGGTCTTGATCGACTGTGGTTTGTTTCAGGGGCTGAAGGAATTACGTTTGCGCAATTGGGATCCACTTCCTTTCGCGGCCGACTCGTTGGATCGAATCGTCCTGACGCATGCCCACATCGACCATACTGGCTACCTGCCGAGAATTGTCAAGGATGGCTATCACGGCCCCATTCTTTGTACGCCAGGAACGAAGCGGCTGACCGAACTCTTGCTATTGGATTCTGCCGAAAACCAAGAACGTGATGCCGATTACTTCAACCGCAAGGGCTTGTCGAAGCATAAGCCAGCGTTGCCGCTGTACGATCCGAAAGATGCTCGCAAAGCCATCAAGCAGTTGAAGGCCAAGCCCCGAGAGGAGTGGCACAAGGCAGTCGGACCGATCTGGTTTCGATTTCATGATGCCGGTCACCTATTGGGATCGAACATGATCGAAGTCGAGATCCGTAATCAGGACCCACCACTACGACTTCTGTTTTCTGGCGATGTAGGTCGCTACAATGCCCCGCTTTACCACGATCCCCATGAACCGCCCCGCTGTGATTTCCTGATCTGCGAGAGCACTTACGGAAATCGTGATCACCCAGAAGGGGACGTGCTTGACGATCTGGAAACAACAATGAACGAAGCGATCGAACGCGGTGGCGTGATTCTGATGGCCTCGTTTGCCGTGGGAAGAGCCCAACAGCTGATTTACTTGCTGCAGGTTTTGATGCACGACGGGCGGATCCCCAAGATTCCGATCTATCTGGATAGCCCTATGGCGGTCGACGCTACGGAGATCTTCCGTGACTTCGCCGATGATCATGACCTTTCTGAAGGAAGGTTAAGTGGCCCGGATAGTGTCTTGAATGGAGCGAACGTGCATATGGTACGCAGTTCCAAAGAGTCGCGGGAACTGAACAAGTTGAAGGGGCCTGCCGTGATTATCGCATCGTCAGGCATGATGACCGGCGGGCGGATCCTCTTTCATTTACGACAGCGTCTGCCTTGGCCACAGAATACGCTGCTCGCTGGAGGCTTCATGGCGGCCGGTACGCTGGGCCGTCGGATTCAGGAAGGTGAGAAGACGGTCCGCATTCATAAAAAGGATGTCCCGGTGAACGCTCATTTGGCTTCGATTTCAGGCCTGAGTGGTCATGCAGGACAGAGCGAACTATTGCAATGGGTTTCGGGACTCCCCAAACCGAAACTGGTCTTTCTGACGCATGGCGAACCTGAAAGTGCGTCGGTACTATCAGGCCTGATGCGACGGCGGTTCGGCTTTCGCACGCTCATTCCAAGGATGGGAGAATCGTTCGAATTAGAGGAACTAACATGA
- a CDS encoding LOG family protein, with the protein MMTPHEEENREQIVNSPSYVLPELDTDFLQSEEMRGLRMQLEYTKPDLYLRRKKINSTIILFGGTQIVEESKAQEHLDKLKHQREKEGDRPELLRAIHRAERQLAKSKYYDEARAFASLVSRNSYNHDRYDHVIVTGGGPGIMEAGNRGAYDVGAPSIGLNITLPEEQHPNPYITPGLCFMFHYFAMRKMHFLMRAKALVVFPGGFGTFDELFDALTLRQTDRMQAIPIILYGREYWKQAINFEFLADEAVIRDEHLELLSFADSPTEAWKIIQKFHEANPEAKVIAP; encoded by the coding sequence ATGATGACACCCCACGAAGAAGAAAACCGCGAACAAATTGTTAATTCCCCCAGCTACGTCCTGCCGGAACTGGACACCGATTTTCTCCAAAGTGAGGAAATGCGGGGACTACGCATGCAGCTGGAGTACACCAAGCCTGATTTGTATCTACGGCGAAAAAAGATCAACTCAACGATCATCCTGTTCGGCGGTACGCAGATTGTCGAAGAGTCAAAAGCCCAAGAGCATCTCGATAAGCTGAAGCATCAGCGCGAGAAGGAAGGGGATCGCCCGGAGCTTTTGCGCGCGATCCACCGCGCCGAGCGGCAATTGGCAAAGTCGAAATACTATGACGAAGCACGCGCCTTCGCCTCGCTCGTTTCACGAAATTCCTATAACCACGATCGCTACGATCATGTGATCGTCACCGGTGGTGGGCCGGGCATCATGGAGGCCGGCAATCGCGGAGCCTATGATGTTGGCGCGCCCAGCATTGGGCTCAACATTACGTTGCCGGAGGAACAGCACCCCAATCCGTATATCACGCCGGGCTTGTGCTTTATGTTCCACTATTTCGCCATGCGTAAGATGCACTTCCTTATGCGAGCCAAGGCCTTGGTCGTGTTTCCTGGGGGCTTTGGGACATTCGACGAACTGTTCGACGCGTTGACGCTTCGTCAGACCGACCGGATGCAGGCAATTCCCATCATTTTGTACGGCCGCGAATATTGGAAGCAGGCAATCAATTTCGAGTTCCTGGCCGACGAAGCAGTTATTCGGGATGAGCATCTGGAGCTACTTAGCTTCGCCGATTCTCCAACCGAAGCTTGGAAGATCATTCAAAAATTCCACGAAGCGAATCCGGAAGCCAAGGTAATCGCGCCATGA
- a CDS encoding SDR family oxidoreductase has protein sequence MISGKQRTFGDVRPVALVTGSAKRVGRVIAQHLADCGYRIAIHANTSMDEAKRFAEQLKEQGTEASAFEADVTCESSIKDMVDKVHFYFGRIDVLVNSASIFFPTPLDELTEEDVQSLFQVNTFSVLSCSRFVAQRMKEQATGGAIVNIADWSVERPAKGFSAYIASKGALVTLSKSLAIDLAAENPAIRVNAVLPGQVLLPEGSGEIKRQAAIDATLVKRMGEPEDVAQAVKFLVESPFVTGVCLPVDGGRTVFSGQFDDASVH, from the coding sequence ATGATCAGCGGCAAGCAAAGAACTTTCGGCGACGTTCGCCCGGTTGCCTTGGTGACTGGCAGTGCGAAACGTGTTGGCCGCGTGATCGCTCAGCACCTTGCCGATTGCGGCTACCGAATCGCGATTCATGCCAACACGTCGATGGACGAGGCCAAACGCTTTGCGGAACAATTGAAAGAGCAGGGGACCGAGGCAAGTGCTTTCGAGGCAGACGTGACGTGCGAATCCTCGATCAAGGACATGGTCGATAAAGTTCATTTCTACTTCGGTCGGATCGACGTGCTGGTGAACTCGGCGTCCATCTTCTTTCCCACACCGCTCGACGAGCTAACGGAAGAGGATGTCCAGTCATTGTTTCAGGTGAATACCTTCTCGGTCCTCAGTTGCAGCCGGTTCGTCGCCCAGCGGATGAAAGAGCAGGCCACAGGCGGGGCGATCGTAAACATCGCCGATTGGTCTGTCGAACGACCAGCCAAAGGGTTCTCGGCTTACATCGCCAGCAAAGGGGCGTTGGTTACGCTCTCAAAGAGTTTGGCCATAGATCTGGCAGCCGAAAATCCGGCTATTCGCGTCAACGCAGTGCTGCCAGGACAGGTATTGTTGCCGGAAGGATCAGGCGAGATAAAACGCCAGGCTGCCATCGATGCCACACTCGTCAAACGCATGGGTGAGCCGGAGGATGTTGCCCAGGCAGTTAAATTCTTGGTGGAAAGTCCTTTCGTGACTGGTGTCTGCCTGCCGGTTGATGGGGGACGTACGGTATTTAGCGGGCAATTCGACGACGCTAGCGTCCACTAG
- a CDS encoding TlpA family protein disulfide reductase yields MRVRVLLNKSCWSAVIAASAGLTFAGCGGGEANPPAVSIEQSGSPSASAPASNAAPVQQPTVEVTASNTAEAPANPATAAPTQRTTPAQLTSTQQPNGGNAPAANMPAQGAADMQINAGGNPAAGQPELPPPLTAAELAAQMDLNNVPDGTPTELLTYMNNLTAVPFPDNATPQELRQFATKVYSNVITAADKLLVGQAANSEERRNAVQFKFNAYEMLIQILPNQAEQIRQERIQFAQNIAQSKDPEVSRFARLFLFEQMLAQFAAGEPSLFQPVLEDSRYIIEDPNADIMHFGVAENAATVFARMGHTNEAVSILTMMKNSFTGTKDEKLAARAAELDDMIMQYKILGTMMAAANGDQAAEDQLVAAIRAWIATKPKEDLEPLQMLSTIEMQMEDYRKMQLARKLANLMLEFYGNHPDPQVVESVNVSVSNAEKRTGLIAKPFVVEGNNLNGTPFDWSQYKGKWVLVDFWATWCPICIEEMGNIKQVYQKYRAKGFEVVSINLDEDPRARSAFFQSNALPWPTVVSADPNSVGFMDPNAQRCGVEALPFLVFVGPDGTVVEINPRGERLEELLQSVLNKGAGGVGSLSNPTVGVMQQVPGATAPANRGQVQPPQQVPATAEADVSLKVVR; encoded by the coding sequence ATGCGAGTTCGAGTGTTGCTGAACAAAAGTTGCTGGTCCGCAGTAATTGCGGCTTCAGCTGGACTGACTTTCGCCGGTTGCGGTGGTGGCGAAGCGAATCCACCAGCGGTAAGTATTGAACAATCGGGTAGCCCATCGGCATCGGCACCGGCTTCCAATGCGGCTCCGGTCCAGCAGCCGACCGTGGAGGTGACGGCTTCCAACACGGCCGAAGCTCCGGCGAATCCAGCAACGGCCGCTCCGACGCAGCGTACGACTCCAGCTCAATTGACTTCCACGCAGCAGCCAAACGGCGGTAACGCCCCGGCCGCAAACATGCCGGCTCAAGGTGCTGCCGATATGCAGATCAACGCCGGCGGAAACCCTGCCGCTGGTCAGCCGGAACTTCCACCACCGCTCACGGCAGCCGAACTGGCAGCCCAGATGGACCTGAACAACGTTCCCGACGGCACACCCACCGAACTGTTGACCTACATGAACAACCTGACGGCGGTTCCTTTTCCTGACAACGCTACCCCTCAGGAACTGCGACAGTTTGCGACCAAGGTTTACTCCAACGTGATCACGGCTGCCGACAAGCTGCTGGTTGGTCAGGCAGCAAATTCCGAAGAACGCCGCAACGCGGTTCAGTTCAAATTCAATGCCTACGAAATGCTGATTCAGATCCTTCCGAATCAAGCAGAACAAATTCGCCAGGAACGCATTCAGTTCGCTCAGAACATTGCTCAGTCGAAAGATCCCGAAGTATCGCGATTTGCTCGTCTGTTCCTGTTCGAGCAGATGCTGGCTCAGTTTGCCGCCGGCGAGCCTTCGCTGTTTCAGCCTGTGCTGGAAGACTCTCGCTACATTATCGAAGACCCCAATGCGGACATCATGCACTTTGGTGTCGCCGAGAATGCAGCGACCGTGTTTGCTCGTATGGGGCACACCAACGAAGCGGTCTCGATCTTGACCATGATGAAGAACTCCTTCACGGGTACTAAGGACGAGAAGCTGGCTGCTCGTGCGGCGGAACTGGATGACATGATCATGCAGTACAAGATTCTCGGTACGATGATGGCTGCCGCCAATGGCGATCAAGCTGCTGAGGATCAACTGGTTGCCGCGATTCGAGCCTGGATCGCAACCAAGCCGAAGGAAGATCTTGAACCTCTGCAGATGCTCTCGACTATCGAAATGCAGATGGAAGATTATCGCAAGATGCAGTTGGCTCGAAAGCTGGCCAACCTGATGCTCGAGTTCTATGGCAATCACCCTGATCCGCAGGTCGTCGAGTCGGTCAACGTTTCGGTTTCCAATGCAGAAAAACGTACCGGCTTGATTGCCAAGCCGTTCGTTGTTGAAGGCAACAACCTGAACGGTACGCCTTTTGATTGGAGCCAGTACAAAGGTAAGTGGGTTCTGGTCGACTTCTGGGCGACTTGGTGTCCCATCTGCATCGAAGAAATGGGCAACATCAAGCAGGTCTATCAGAAGTATCGCGCCAAGGGCTTCGAGGTGGTCAGCATCAACCTGGATGAGGACCCACGTGCTCGAAGTGCGTTCTTCCAAAGCAATGCTTTGCCGTGGCCAACGGTGGTCAGTGCCGACCCGAATAGTGTCGGCTTCATGGACCCCAATGCCCAACGCTGTGGCGTCGAGGCCCTGCCGTTTCTGGTCTTTGTCGGACCTGACGGAACGGTTGTGGAAATCAACCCGCGCGGTGAACGCCTGGAAGAATTGCTGCAAAGTGTCCTGAACAAGGGAGCTGGCGGTGTCGGATCACTTTCCAATCCGACCGTTGGCGTCATGCAGCAGGTTCCTGGAGCAACGGCTCCTGCCAACCGCGGTCAAGTTCAGCCTCCACAACAGGTTCCGGCGACTGCTGAAGCAGACGTAAGCCTGAAGGTTGTCCGCTAA